Proteins encoded by one window of Dreissena polymorpha isolate Duluth1 chromosome 11, UMN_Dpol_1.0, whole genome shotgun sequence:
- the LOC127850842 gene encoding uncharacterized protein LOC127850842, whose protein sequence is MKATLIILVVLVLAVSVLAKKPPKAKAKKVNCKKGNASWTPCVNGAMRQTFTPSDVVGCNATVANLTCPSVMQQEKNGCIVTRTDAIQECATGTVFTRTYSSSGTCSHSAKPAKKLPCSKPYKSNADRAAKKAEKLAKKQAKKAGKNKQNKRQKKAGKA, encoded by the exons ATGAAGGCAACGCTGATCATTCTGGTTGTTTTGGTGTTGGCTGTAAGCGTGTTGGCAAAGAAACCGCCAAAGGCAAAGGCAAAGAAGGTCAATT GCAAGAAGGGAAATGCAAGCTGGACACCATGTGTCAATGGCGCAATGAGGCAGACGTTCACTCCCAGCGATGTGGTAGGATGCAACGCCACCGTAGCTAACCTTACCTGCCCCAGCGTGATGCAGCAAG AAAAGAATGGCTGCATCGTGACACGCACTGATGCCATTCAGGAGTGCGCCACAGGCACTGTGTTCACCCGCACGTACTCTTCGTCCGGCACTTGCTCCCATAGTGCCAAGCCTGCCAAGAAGCTCCCCTGCAGCAAACCGTACAAGTCCAACGCTGATCGCGCCGCAAAGAAGGCTGAAAAGCTGGCTAAAAAGCAAGCCAAAAAGGCAGGGAAAA ATAAACAGAATAAGAGACAGAAAAAGGCTGGTAAGGCATAA